A stretch of the Amia ocellicauda isolate fAmiCal2 chromosome 10, fAmiCal2.hap1, whole genome shotgun sequence genome encodes the following:
- the LOC136760084 gene encoding uncharacterized protein LOC136760084 yields MASRNTERKRPSVKKKLQESLQKATGWILAKIKTDSTAGEDERSAEAEREDDATVSPVVLSEEGPSRSVPHTSLELPKRDGGDQTPHRSHSSQSSFGDPDQRSPVTAFSVQYVLEDIVPFSLEAIRLESQAARGPGCVMYLDTLKDIVTRLLLHISPYLAERGASCLSLLARPLVEEVMCMLSTSPGLWVVHREGDRPRVEDRTISRIARHIYREQLEGTTNVDLLLRLEKKDEALSGRICQSLIREVLSQAPGKSSVRHIDCFGNQDILPSLEQLTDWHVAAVHPASFQSHFEYETYILNVLQDLLWHLCPLPLLADRDIFCRRLMLGVKLMVQAIQVLERSPDREKFFLWLRSIPGEDFKNQRVVERPVRLAVQRALNRNSLDVDALCQDPGRQQIVADTVAETLLSLAETPLRILLAAPQVRQKGLSVGQTNLCPPAVTLQQPSDSEEEEEHMPASLPGTSGMSSLAVPGTADLLPQRGVTGRTVRPKASAQPGGTEPMTQPIAASQAEGDEPTLDDPPAEATEAPGRAKLSMWKTFRRFCSRISPRLSRLCVVKVTPM; encoded by the exons ATGGCATCGAGAAACACAGAGCGAAAG AGACCCTCTGTGAAGAAAAAGCTTCAGGAGAGTCTGCAAAAGGCCACCGGTTGGATTCTCGCCAAAATAA AGACCGACTCGACTGCTGGGGAAGACGAGCGGAGCGCCGAGGCAGAGCGGGAGGACGATGCTACGGTCTCCCCCGTCGTGCTGTCAGAGGAGGGCCCGAGCAGGAGTGTGCCTCACACCTCCTTGGAGCTGCCAAAACGCGACGGCGGAGACCAGACTCCTCACCGCAGCCACagctcccagtcctcctttggCGACCCGGACCAGAGGAGCCCCGTTACTGCCTTTAGTGTCCAGTATGTGCTCGAGGACATCGTACCCTTCTCCTTGGAAGCCATCAGGCTGGAGTCGCAGGCCGCGCGTGGCCCAGGCTGCGTTATGTACCTGGACACACTGAAGGACATCGTGACCCGGCTGCTGCTGCACATCAGCCCCTACCTGGCTGAGAGAGGGGCTTCTTGTCTGAGCCTGCTGGCCCGTCCTCTGGTGGAGGAGGTGATGTGTATGTTGTCCACCTCTCCGGGCCTGTGGGTGGTCCACAGGGAGGGCGACAGGCCAAGGGTAGAGGACCGAACCATCAGCAGGATTGCACGCCACATCTACAGAGAGCAGTTGGAGGGCACCACCAATGTGGACCTGCTGCTCCGACTGGAGAAGAAAGATGAGGCTCTTTCCGGGCGGATCTGTCAGAGTCTCATCAGAGAGGTCCTCAGCCAGGCCCCCGGAAAATCTTCAGTCCGGCACATAGACTGCTTCGGCAATCAAGACATTCTCCCATCACTGGAACAGCTGACGGACTGGCACGTAGCCGCTGTCCACCCGGCTTCGTTCCAAAGTCACTTTGAGTACGAGACGTACATCTTGAATGTCCTGCAGGACCTGTTGTGGCATCTCTGCCCGCTCCCACTCTTGGCAGACAGGGATATCTTCTGCAGGCGGTTGATGCTTGGGGTCAAGCTGATGGTCCAGGCGATCCAAGTGCTCGAGAGGTCGCCGGACAGGGAGAAGTTTTTCTTGTGGCTGCGGAGCATACCGGGCGAGGATTTCAAAAACCAGAGGGTGGTTGAACGGCCGGTACGTTTGGCAGTTCAGCGCGCTCTGAACCGGAACTCCTTGGACGTGGACGCCCTTTGCCAGGACCCGGGCCGGCAGCAGATCGTGGCCGACACGGTGGCCGAGACGCTGCTGTCCCTCGCTGAAACCCCACTCCGCATTCTGCTTGCAGCGCCACAGGTCAGACAGAAGGGTCTGTCAGTGGGGCAGACAAATCTGTGTCCCCCCGCCGTCACACTCCAGCAGCCGAGCGACagcgaggaggaagaggagcacATGCCCGCCAGCCTGCCCGGGACGTCCGGGATGAGCAGCCTGGCTGTGCCGGGCACTGCG GACCTGCTGCCACAGCGCGGAGTGACAGGGCGAACAGTACGCCCAAAAGCATCAGCCCAGCCAGGAGGGACAGAGCCTATGACACAGCCAATAGCTGCAAGCCAGGCTGAAGGGGATGAGCCTACACTTGATGATCCCCCAGCAG AGGCAACCGAGGCGCCGGGCCGGGCCAAGCTCTCCATGTGGAAAACCTTCCGCCGCTTCTGCTCACGGATCTCGCCCCGACTCTCCCGGCTGTGCGTCGTGAAGGTGACGCCCATGTGA
- the LOC136760085 gene encoding uncharacterized protein LOC136760085: MLGVKLMVQAIQVLERSPDREKFFLWLRSIPGEDFKNQRVVERPVRLAVQRALNRNSLDVDALCQDPGRQQIVADTVAETLLSLAETPLRILLAAPQVRQKGLSVGQTNLCPPAVTLQQPSDSEEEEEHMPASLPGTSGMSSLAVPGTADLLPQRGVTGRTVRPKASAQPGGTEPMTQPIAASQAEGDEPTLDDPPAEATEAPGRAKLSMWKTFRRFCSRISPRLSRLCVVKVTPM, from the exons ATGCTTGGGGTCAAGCTGATGGTCCAGGCGATCCAAGTGCTCGAGAGGTCGCCGGACAGGGAGAAGTTTTTCTTGTGGCTGCGGAGCATACCGGGCGAGGATTTCAAAAACCAGAGGGTGGTTGAACGGCCGGTACGTTTGGCAGTTCAGCGCGCTCTGAACCGGAACTCCTTGGACGTGGACGCCCTTTGCCAGGACCCGGGCCGGCAGCAGATCGTGGCCGACACGGTGGCCGAGACGCTGCTGTCCCTCGCTGAAACCCCACTCCGCATTCTGCTTGCAGCGCCACAGGTCAGACAGAAGGGTCTGTCAGTGGGGCAGACAAATCTGTGTCCCCCCGCCGTCACACTCCAGCAGCCGAGCGACagcgaggaggaagaggagcacATGCCCGCCAGCCTGCCCGGGACGTCCGGGATGAGCAGCCTGGCTGTGCCGGGCACTGCG GACCTGCTGCCACAGCGCGGAGTGACAGGGCGAACAGTACGCCCAAAAGCATCAGCCCAGCCAGGAGGGACAGAGCCTATGACACAGCCAATAGCTGCAAGCCAGGCTGAAGGGGATGAGCCTACACTTGATGATCCCCCAGCAG AGGCAACCGAGGCGCCGGGCCGGGCCAAGCTCTCCATGTGGAAAACCTTCCGCCGCTTCTGCTCACGGATCTCGCCCCGACTCTCCCGGCTGTGCGTCGTGAAGGTGACGCCCATGTGA
- the LOC136760086 gene encoding uncharacterized protein LOC136760086 isoform X2 → MEAGEGEQITNGTSQQPGEREREREAQLRKTPTAPEKHTSHRKQQQTLGQCQEEIGFCGGNGRVRGARAESHVTPVCMAPQVRQKGLSVGQTNLCPPAVTLQQPSDSEEEEEHMPASLPGTSGMSSLAVPGTADLLPQRGVTGRTVRPKASAQPGGTEPMTQPIAASQAEGDEPTLDDPPAEATEAPGRAKLSMWKTFRRFCSRISDSPGCAS, encoded by the exons ATGGAAGCTGGGGAGGGAGAGCAAATCACGAACGGGACGTCGCAgcaaccaggagagagagagagagagagagaggcgcaaCTTAGGAAAACGCCAACAGCACCAGAAAAACACACATCCCACAGAAAACAGCAGCAAACATTAGGACAATGCCAGGAGGAAATCGGATTCTGTGGAGGAAACGGCCGTGTTCGAGGTGCCAGGGCTGAATCGCATGTCACGCCAGTTTGTATGG CGCCACAGGTCAGACAGAAGGGTCTGTCAGTGGGGCAGACAAATCTGTGTCCCCCCGCCGTCACACTCCAGCAGCCGAGCGACagcgaggaggaagaggagcacATGCCCGCCAGCCTGCCCGGGACGTCCGGGATGAGCAGCCTGGCTGTGCCGGGCACTGCG GACCTGCTGCCACAGCGCGGAGTGACAGGGCGAACAGTACGCCCAAAAGCATCAGCCCAGCCAGGAGGGACAGAGCCTATGACACAGCCAATAGCTGCAAGCCAGGCTGAAGGGGATGAGCCTACACTTGATGATCCCCCAGCAG AGGCAACCGAGGCGCCGGGCCGGGCCAAGCTCTCCATGTGGAAAACCTTCCGCCGCTTCTGCTCACGGATCTCGGACTCTCCCGGCTGTGCGTCGTGA